The window CGTCGATGCAGGCGGCCTCCTCCAGGGCTTCCGGGACGGCCTTCACGAAGCCGCGCAGCATCCAGATCGCGAACGGCAGGGAGAAGGCGAGATGGGGCAGGATCAGCGAACCCAGGGTGTTCAGCTGCCCGAAGTCCCGCATCAGGAAGAACAGCGGAATGGTCAGCGCCTCGACCGGCACCATCTGCGCCACGAGGAACATGATCAGCAGGGTGGTGCGGAACCTGAACCGGAAACGGGTCACGGCCGTGGCCGCGAGGAACGCGGTCAGCGCGGAGAGCACGACGACCGTGCCGGCCACGAGCAGGCTGTTGAGGAAGTAGCGGCCGAACTCCTGCTGTTCGAAGACCCTGCGGAACGAGTCGAGGGACGGGGCGAGGGTCCAGGGGCGCGCCTGGGTGGACTGGATCTCACCGGCCGGCTTGAAGGCGGACAGCACCATCCAGTACAGCGGGAAGGCGACCGCGGCCGCGACGAGGAGGGCCGCGGTCTCCGCGGCGAGCCTCCCGGG is drawn from Streptomyces sp. NBC_00178 and contains these coding sequences:
- a CDS encoding carbohydrate ABC transporter permease; this encodes MSARTLLRVRRPGRLAAETAALLVAAAVAFPLYWMVLSAFKPAGEIQSTQARPWTLAPSLDSFRRVFEQQEFGRYFLNSLLVAGTVVVLSALTAFLAATAVTRFRFRFRTTLLIMFLVAQMVPVEALTIPLFFLMRDFGQLNTLGSLILPHLAFSLPFAIWMLRGFVKAVPEALEEAACIDGASRTRFLWQILFPLVFPGLVATSVFSFISTWNDFLFAKSFIISDTSQSTLPMALLVFFKPDENDWGGIMAASTVMTIPVLVFFVLVQRRLVSGLGGAVKD